One segment of Acidovorax sp. DW039 DNA contains the following:
- a CDS encoding IPTL-CTERM sorting domain-containing protein, which produces MQGTLNLSGGTLTVDTDVTFGSGASITGNNGVIAVGGNLISSGNINTGSNSVVLRDGCDPGNSSQINGNFVFQNLTLSSTTGRTFVIPAGANITVLGTLTLQGAPGQNIQLVSSGGGAAVINLGPSATVSQTFTSVAGNVQIGNAIATAKSIPTLSEYGLMLMTLLIGLVALWYHRRPADTHFHRHIRI; this is translated from the coding sequence CTGTGGACACGGATGTGACCTTTGGCTCTGGCGCCAGCATCACCGGGAATAATGGCGTCATTGCCGTGGGCGGAAACCTCATCTCGTCTGGCAACATCAATACCGGTAGCAATAGCGTGGTACTGCGCGATGGCTGCGATCCAGGCAACAGCAGCCAAATCAACGGTAATTTCGTTTTTCAGAACCTGACACTTTCCAGCACGACAGGCCGCACCTTTGTCATTCCAGCGGGGGCAAACATCACGGTGCTAGGCACCCTGACCCTGCAAGGGGCCCCTGGGCAAAATATCCAACTCGTCTCTTCTGGCGGCGGCGCTGCAGTGATCAACCTGGGCCCAAGTGCCACGGTCAGCCAAACCTTCACTTCCGTGGCTGGTAATGTCCAAATAGGCAACGCTATTGCCACTGCGAAGAGTATTCCGACACTAAGTGAGTACGGCCTCATGCTGATGACATTGCTCATTGGCTTGGTAGCGCTCTGGTATCACCGCCGCCCTGCAGACACTCACTTCCATCGGCATATTCGAATTTGA
- a CDS encoding collagen-like protein, with amino-acid sequence MNSSVRQLRLICSLSAIYALHTPLALAADVSITVPSGGGFVIKSPGGQERFKVQDNGEVRAPGLSGAATNNNLTCFDGPTGRLGPCAAGIGSGATGATGPTGATGATGPSGATGAAGTGATGATGPTGATGATGASGTGATGATGATGATGATGVTGATGPTGATGPTGATGATGANSTVPGPQGIQGIQGPTGATGATGATGAAGAGTVSLTTYTSTSENLVNGWYTVTATCGASKTIVTGGCNTTDGTTVTKGDVLGASYPGSSTTWVCKYAITDVQVTHTAFALCQ; translated from the coding sequence ATGAACTCATCTGTTCGCCAGTTGCGCCTCATCTGCAGCTTAAGCGCAATCTATGCACTGCATACTCCCTTGGCCTTGGCCGCCGATGTATCCATCACCGTGCCCAGCGGTGGCGGCTTTGTGATCAAAAGTCCTGGCGGACAGGAACGGTTCAAGGTACAGGACAACGGTGAGGTGCGTGCGCCTGGCCTCAGCGGTGCTGCGACCAACAACAATCTCACCTGCTTTGACGGACCCACAGGGCGGCTGGGGCCTTGTGCAGCAGGCATTGGTTCTGGTGCCACCGGAGCCACAGGCCCCACCGGGGCGACTGGAGCCACCGGCCCCTCAGGAGCCACAGGGGCTGCCGGAACGGGTGCTACAGGCGCCACTGGTCCAACGGGGGCCACTGGGGCTACCGGCGCTTCCGGCACTGGTGCTACGGGCGCCACCGGAGCAACGGGAGCCACAGGTGCTACTGGTGTCACTGGCGCAACGGGCCCTACTGGGGCAACGGGCCCCACCGGCGCCACTGGGGCCACAGGTGCTAATAGCACTGTGCCGGGACCACAGGGCATTCAGGGAATTCAAGGCCCTACGGGCGCTACCGGGGCCACGGGTGCCACCGGCGCCGCCGGGGCCGGAACCGTGTCGCTCACCACCTACACGTCTACATCCGAAAATTTGGTCAACGGTTGGTACACCGTCACTGCGACCTGTGGTGCTAGTAAAACCATAGTGACTGGGGGCTGCAATACCACTGATGGCACTACAGTGACCAAGGGGGATGTTTTGGGTGCAAGCTATCCAGGTTCCAGCACAACGTGGGTGTGCAAGTACGCCATTACTGATGTACAGGTCACGCATACCGCGTTTGCCCTGTGTCAGTGA
- a CDS encoding glycosyltransferase, producing the protein MIVKNEAPVITRCLASVKPFVDHWVIVDTGSTDGTQDIVREFMRGIPGTLYERPWKNFAHNRNEALELARPHGSYLLFIDADEQLRVPSGFTWPALLADGYTLTCHMDGWEYQRNSLIATRVNWYWEGVLHEYLTAKQHGPWQTLQGPVIHVSHDGARARDPETYLRDIALLEQAVRDDPTNTRNVFYLAQSCRDAGKIEPSLHWYQRRVEMGGWEEERWYALFQIAVLHERSKASAVTVREAYLAAYAARPQRAEPLCELARYYRECGEYALAALFALQASQIPQPADILFIDTPVYAWRSLDELAVSAFYTPHRNLGRAALQRLLAERRYPEAHAARIEANKAFYGL; encoded by the coding sequence ATGATCGTCAAAAACGAGGCACCGGTGATCACCAGGTGCCTCGCTTCGGTCAAACCCTTCGTAGATCATTGGGTCATTGTGGACACGGGCTCCACAGATGGCACGCAAGATATCGTCCGCGAGTTTATGCGGGGTATTCCAGGCACGCTGTATGAACGTCCTTGGAAGAACTTTGCCCACAACCGCAACGAAGCGCTTGAATTAGCACGCCCCCATGGCAGCTACTTGCTTTTTATTGATGCTGACGAGCAGTTGCGTGTGCCATCCGGCTTTACTTGGCCTGCTCTCCTGGCCGACGGATACACCCTGACATGCCACATGGATGGCTGGGAATACCAGCGCAATAGCCTGATTGCCACACGGGTGAACTGGTATTGGGAGGGCGTGCTGCATGAGTATCTGACCGCCAAGCAGCACGGCCCGTGGCAGACATTGCAAGGCCCTGTCATCCATGTGTCGCACGATGGCGCCCGCGCACGTGACCCGGAGACCTACCTGCGTGACATCGCATTGCTGGAGCAAGCCGTGCGGGACGATCCCACCAACACACGTAACGTGTTCTACCTTGCCCAGAGCTGCCGTGATGCCGGGAAGATCGAACCCAGTCTGCATTGGTATCAGCGCAGGGTTGAGATGGGCGGGTGGGAAGAAGAGCGTTGGTACGCACTGTTCCAGATCGCTGTACTGCATGAGCGTAGCAAGGCTTCTGCAGTCACTGTACGTGAAGCCTATCTGGCTGCCTATGCCGCCCGTCCCCAGAGGGCAGAGCCGCTGTGCGAACTCGCCCGCTACTATCGCGAATGTGGAGAGTACGCTTTGGCTGCGCTGTTTGCGCTGCAAGCTTCACAAATTCCGCAACCTGCAGACATTCTCTTCATAGACACGCCGGTATACGCTTGGCGTTCTCTGGATGAGCTGGCCGTGAGTGCCTTTTACACCCCCCACCGCAACCTGGGTCGTGCTGCGCTGCAGCGTCTGCTAGCCGAGCGCCGCTACCCCGAGGCGCATGCCGCTCGCATTGAAGCCAACAAGGCTTTTTACGGGCTTTGA
- a CDS encoding PLP-dependent cysteine synthase family protein yields the protein MTLLSPWLHEAIARIEADYQRSADTHLIPLRLPAFAAHGIDLYLKDESTHPTGSLKHRLARSLFLYALCNGWLHEGSTVVEASSGSTAVSEAYFARLLGLPFVAVMPRSTSPEKIAQIEFHGGRCHLVESAGEVYAAARAVAAETGGHYMDQFTYAERATDWRGNNNIAESMFTQMARERHPVPRWIVVGAGTGGTSATIGRYVRYQRHATQVCVADPAGSVFSAYHRTGDASLTAPGSRIEGIGRPRVEPSFIRTLVDRMVDVADVDSVAAMRVLSQLLGRRVGPSTGTNFVAMLTLAHEMRERGESGSILSLLCDAGERYLPTYYNCDWVSATMGDCTEAQARMAALLD from the coding sequence ATGACTCTCCTATCCCCCTGGCTCCACGAAGCCATCGCACGCATCGAAGCGGATTACCAACGCAGCGCCGATACGCACCTGATCCCACTTCGCCTGCCCGCCTTTGCCGCGCACGGCATTGACCTGTACCTCAAGGACGAGTCCACGCACCCCACGGGCAGCCTGAAGCACCGGCTGGCGCGGTCGCTGTTTCTGTATGCGCTGTGCAATGGTTGGCTGCATGAGGGATCGACGGTGGTGGAGGCATCGAGCGGCTCCACCGCAGTGAGCGAGGCTTATTTTGCACGGCTGCTGGGCTTGCCGTTCGTGGCGGTGATGCCGCGCAGCACCTCGCCCGAGAAGATTGCGCAGATCGAGTTCCACGGCGGGCGCTGCCACCTGGTGGAGAGTGCGGGTGAGGTGTATGCCGCAGCCCGCGCCGTGGCGGCAGAGACGGGCGGGCATTACATGGACCAGTTCACCTATGCCGAGCGGGCCACCGACTGGCGGGGCAACAACAACATTGCCGAGAGCATGTTCACCCAGATGGCGCGCGAACGGCACCCGGTGCCGCGCTGGATTGTGGTGGGCGCTGGCACGGGCGGCACCAGCGCCACCATTGGCCGCTATGTGCGCTACCAGCGGCACGCCACGCAGGTGTGCGTGGCCGACCCGGCGGGCTCGGTGTTCAGCGCTTACCACCGCACGGGCGATGCCAGCCTGACGGCCCCCGGCTCACGCATCGAGGGCATTGGCCGCCCACGGGTGGAGCCCAGCTTTATTCGCACGCTGGTAGACCGCATGGTGGATGTGGCGGATGTGGATTCGGTGGCAGCGATGCGGGTGCTGTCGCAACTGCTGGGGCGGCGCGTGGGGCCATCCACCGGCACCAACTTTGTGGCAATGCTGACGCTGGCGCATGAGATGCGGGAGCGGGGCGAGAGCGGCTCCATCTTGTCGCTGCTGTGCGATGCGGGTGAGCGCTATTTGCCCACGTACTACAACTGCGACTGGGTGTCTGCCACCATGGGTGACTGCACCGAGGCGCAGGCGCGGATGGCTGCGCTGCTGGATTGA
- a CDS encoding carotenoid 1,2-hydratase, with product MPMRALTPMPTDVTAPAMVRALSRRRWLAWALGAMGAGASPIAQALPARALQFPRDHGSHPELRTEWWYITGYATAGGRPFGFQVTFFRSRMDATQGMQSAFAAKQLVFAHAALTDVQGRSLLHDQRVARAGFGVSAAEADTDVKLQRWTLKRENLVQGQSAFEASRYTTHIESESFGLQLQFDTSQSLLLQGSNGLSRKGPLAEQASYYYSQPQLAVSGEIVLAGRRMAVDTSAPARAWMDHEWSEALLADDAVGWDWIGMNLHDGSALTAFRLRRADGSALWAGGSYRASGQAARIFAATEVTWQPLRWWQSGRSNARYPVQWQVTTPAGVFTVMAMLDDQELDSSGSTGAVYWEGLSDLHNAQGHAVGKGYLEMTGYTRAMRL from the coding sequence ATGCCGATGCGTGCCCTGACACCTATGCCCACTGATGTAACTGCGCCCGCAATGGTGCGTGCCCTCTCGCGCCGCAGGTGGCTGGCCTGGGCGCTGGGTGCCATGGGTGCGGGTGCTAGCCCTATCGCCCAAGCCCTGCCCGCGCGGGCGCTGCAGTTTCCGCGCGACCATGGCAGCCACCCAGAACTGCGCACCGAGTGGTGGTACATCACCGGCTATGCCACGGCGGGCGGGCGGCCGTTTGGGTTTCAGGTGACATTTTTTCGCTCGCGCATGGATGCGACGCAAGGCATGCAGTCGGCCTTTGCGGCCAAGCAGCTGGTGTTTGCCCATGCGGCGCTGACGGATGTGCAGGGCCGCAGCCTGCTGCACGACCAGCGCGTAGCGCGCGCAGGGTTTGGCGTGAGCGCGGCAGAGGCCGACACCGACGTGAAGCTGCAGCGCTGGACGCTCAAGCGCGAGAACCTTGTGCAAGGCCAAAGCGCCTTTGAAGCCAGCCGCTACACCACGCATATCGAAAGCGAGTCATTTGGCCTGCAGCTGCAGTTTGACACCAGCCAGTCCCTGCTGCTGCAGGGCAGCAACGGGCTGTCGCGCAAAGGGCCGTTGGCCGAGCAGGCGAGCTACTACTACAGCCAGCCCCAGTTGGCGGTGAGCGGTGAGATCGTTTTAGCCGGGCGGCGCATGGCGGTAGACACCAGCGCCCCCGCCCGAGCCTGGATGGACCACGAGTGGAGCGAAGCCCTGCTGGCCGACGATGCGGTGGGCTGGGACTGGATCGGGATGAATCTTCATGATGGCAGCGCGCTGACGGCCTTCCGCCTGCGGCGAGCCGATGGATCAGCCCTGTGGGCGGGCGGCTCTTACCGCGCATCGGGTCAGGCCGCCAGAATTTTTGCAGCGACCGAGGTGACCTGGCAGCCCCTGCGCTGGTGGCAAAGCGGCCGCAGCAATGCCCGCTACCCGGTGCAGTGGCAGGTGACAACGCCCGCCGGAGTTTTCACCGTGATGGCAATGCTGGACGACCAGGAACTGGACAGCAGTGGGTCGACCGGGGCGGTGTATTGGGAGGGTCTGTCAGACCTGCACAACGCGCAGGGTCATGCAGTGGGCAAGGGTTATCTGGAAATGACGGGGTACACGCGGGCAATGCGACTGTGA
- a CDS encoding DUF1178 family protein, translating to MKVLDLHCRSGHVFEGWFASEDDFQSQLQRGLVQCPMCGDEHIQKKLSAPRLNLGAASAHEVSKADSSTSKEVALPSAQPASPQAAMAAWMQWARKVVAQTEDVGPRFVEEARKMHAGEVDERPIRGQATMKETVELLEEGIAVMPLPAAIKEPLQ from the coding sequence ATGAAGGTACTCGATCTCCATTGCCGTAGCGGACACGTCTTTGAAGGTTGGTTCGCTTCCGAAGACGACTTCCAGTCCCAGCTGCAAAGAGGGCTGGTGCAATGCCCCATGTGTGGGGATGAGCACATCCAGAAAAAGCTCAGCGCACCGCGTCTGAACCTTGGCGCTGCTTCCGCTCACGAGGTTTCCAAGGCTGATTCCAGCACATCAAAAGAAGTGGCCTTGCCTTCTGCCCAACCGGCCTCGCCTCAGGCTGCCATGGCTGCATGGATGCAATGGGCCCGCAAGGTAGTGGCGCAGACAGAAGACGTAGGCCCCCGGTTTGTGGAAGAGGCCCGCAAGATGCATGCGGGTGAAGTGGATGAGCGCCCCATTCGAGGCCAGGCCACGATGAAAGAAACCGTAGAGCTGCTGGAAGAAGGCATTGCCGTGATGCCTTTGCCCGCTGCCATCAAAGAGCCACTGCAGTAA
- a CDS encoding DUF2818 family protein, translating to MSQTGAIWLVIIAALVAANLPFISQRLALIGPVAAPTKSLLIRLIELVALYFLVGALAMLLERRAGQNAPQGWEFYAITGTLFLTLAFPGFVYRYLLRRHG from the coding sequence GTGTCACAAACCGGGGCCATCTGGCTGGTCATCATCGCTGCGCTGGTGGCCGCCAACCTGCCTTTCATCAGCCAGCGGCTGGCCCTGATCGGCCCGGTGGCAGCGCCCACAAAGAGCCTGCTCATCCGTTTGATCGAGTTGGTGGCGCTGTACTTTCTGGTGGGTGCACTGGCCATGCTGCTGGAGCGTCGCGCTGGCCAGAACGCTCCCCAAGGCTGGGAGTTCTACGCCATCACCGGCACTCTGTTTCTGACTCTGGCGTTTCCAGGTTTTGTCTATCGTTACCTGCTGCGTCGCCACGGCTGA
- the nuoN gene encoding NADH-quinone oxidoreductase subunit NuoN, with protein MIDNISWLAVYPEIVLLVMACVIALVDLGVNSPRRTATYVLTMLTLAVVAALEGVYASSGNTFYGFGNMVVSDSMGNWLKCFATVAVMVTLVYSRPYAADRDMLRGGEMFTLSMFALLGMFIMISGNNFLVIYLGLELLTLSSYALVALRRDNATATEAAMKYFVLGAMASGFLLYGLSMLYGATGSLDIGQVFKAVLSGQIKHQVLVFGLVFVVAGLAFKLGVVPFHMWIPDVYQGAPTAITLMIGGAPKLAAFAITMRLLVDGLLPLAIDWQQMLAVLAIGSLLIGNLAAIAQTNLKRMLAYSTIAQMGFVLLGLLSGVINGQVNPAVTENAYSASMFYIVTYVLTTLASFGVILLLAREGFESEEISDLAGLNQRSPLYAGVMAICLFSLAGIPPMVGFYAKLAVLQSLLASGQGIYIALAVFAVIMSLIGAFYYLRVVKVMYFDAPLTATSVSAPVDVRLVLTVNGALVLVLGLLPGGLMSLCANAIVRALQT; from the coding sequence ATGATTGACAACATCAGCTGGCTTGCGGTCTACCCCGAGATCGTCCTTCTTGTGATGGCCTGCGTGATCGCGCTGGTCGATCTGGGGGTGAACAGCCCCCGCAGGACTGCGACCTACGTGCTCACCATGCTGACACTGGCTGTGGTGGCAGCCCTGGAAGGCGTGTACGCCAGCAGCGGCAACACGTTCTACGGCTTCGGCAACATGGTGGTGAGTGACTCCATGGGCAACTGGCTTAAATGCTTTGCCACTGTGGCCGTGATGGTGACCTTGGTCTATTCCCGCCCTTACGCCGCTGACCGCGACATGCTGCGCGGTGGCGAAATGTTCACCCTGTCGATGTTCGCGCTGCTGGGCATGTTCATCATGATCTCCGGCAACAACTTCCTGGTGATCTATCTGGGCCTTGAACTGCTCACCCTGTCCAGCTACGCCCTGGTGGCCCTTCGTCGCGACAATGCAACCGCGACCGAAGCCGCAATGAAGTACTTCGTGCTGGGTGCCATGGCCAGCGGTTTCCTGCTGTATGGCCTGTCCATGCTCTACGGTGCCACAGGCTCTCTGGACATCGGTCAAGTCTTCAAGGCGGTGCTGTCGGGTCAGATCAAGCACCAGGTGTTGGTGTTCGGTTTGGTGTTTGTAGTGGCCGGTCTGGCATTCAAGCTGGGTGTGGTGCCCTTCCACATGTGGATTCCTGACGTGTACCAAGGTGCTCCCACAGCTATCACGCTGATGATTGGTGGTGCTCCCAAGCTCGCAGCATTTGCCATCACCATGCGTCTGCTGGTGGACGGGCTGCTGCCTCTGGCGATTGACTGGCAGCAGATGCTGGCCGTCCTGGCGATTGGTTCGTTGCTGATCGGTAACCTCGCAGCCATCGCGCAGACCAACCTCAAGCGCATGCTGGCTTACTCCACCATCGCGCAAATGGGTTTCGTGTTGCTGGGCCTGCTGTCCGGCGTCATCAATGGTCAGGTGAACCCCGCTGTCACCGAGAACGCTTACAGCGCCTCGATGTTCTACATCGTCACCTACGTGCTCACCACGCTGGCAAGTTTTGGTGTCATCCTCTTGCTGGCGCGTGAAGGCTTTGAAAGTGAAGAGATTTCCGACCTGGCAGGTCTGAACCAGCGCAGTCCCCTGTACGCGGGTGTGATGGCCATTTGCCTGTTCTCGCTGGCCGGTATTCCACCCATGGTGGGCTTCTACGCAAAGCTGGCCGTGTTGCAGTCGCTGCTGGCTTCGGGCCAAGGCATCTACATCGCACTGGCAGTGTTCGCCGTCATCATGTCGCTGATTGGTGCCTTCTACTACCTGCGTGTGGTGAAGGTGATGTACTTTGACGCTCCCCTCACCGCAACCAGCGTGTCTGCTCCTGTGGATGTGCGACTGGTGCTGACGGTGAATGGTGCCCTGGTGCTGGTGCTGGGCCTGCTGCCCGGCGGGCTGATGAGCCTGTGTGCCAACGCCATCGTGCGCGCACTGCAGACCTGA
- a CDS encoding NADH-quinone oxidoreductase subunit M has protein sequence MSSLLSLSIWTPIVFGAVLLALGRDEHARAVRWIALIGALAGFLVTLPLYGGFQTGTAAMQFVEKAVWIERFNVNYHLGVDGISFWFVPLTAFITVIVVLASWESITERVNQYMGAFLILSGLMIGVFSALDGMLFYVFFEATLIPMYLIIGIWGGPNKIYAAFKFFLYTLLGSLLMLIALIYLYNQSGGSFDITAWHKLPLGMSAQTLLFFAFFAAFAVKVPMWPVHTWLPDVHVEAPTGGSAVLAAIMLKLGAYGFLRFSLPIAPDASREWAWLMVGLSLVAVVYVGLVAMVQKDMKKLVAYSSVAHMGFVTLGFFIFNDLGVSGGLVQMIAHGFVSGAMFLSIGVLYDRVHSREISAYGGVVNTMPNFTAFALLFAMANCGLPGTAGFVGEWMVILGAVKANFWIGLMAATALIFGAAYTLWMFKRVYLGPVGNDHVKELSDICSREFLILAILAIAVLAMGLYPRPFTDVMDASVAELLKHVALHKLN, from the coding sequence ATGAGTTCGTTGTTGAGTCTGTCCATTTGGACCCCGATTGTTTTCGGCGCTGTCCTGCTGGCTCTGGGGCGTGATGAGCATGCCCGCGCCGTGCGCTGGATCGCCTTGATCGGTGCACTGGCTGGCTTCCTGGTGACCTTGCCTCTTTACGGTGGCTTCCAGACGGGCACCGCAGCCATGCAGTTTGTCGAGAAAGCGGTCTGGATTGAGCGCTTCAATGTGAATTACCACCTCGGTGTGGATGGCATTTCTTTCTGGTTCGTACCACTCACTGCGTTCATCACCGTGATTGTGGTTCTCGCTTCGTGGGAATCGATCACCGAGCGTGTGAACCAGTATATGGGCGCGTTCCTGATTCTTTCGGGCTTGATGATCGGCGTGTTCTCCGCACTCGACGGCATGCTGTTCTACGTGTTCTTCGAGGCGACCCTGATCCCCATGTACCTCATCATCGGTATCTGGGGTGGTCCTAACAAGATCTACGCAGCCTTCAAGTTCTTTCTGTACACGCTGCTGGGCTCGTTGCTCATGCTGATTGCGCTGATCTACCTGTACAACCAGTCGGGTGGCAGCTTCGACATTACCGCCTGGCACAAGCTGCCTCTGGGAATGTCTGCGCAGACATTGCTGTTCTTTGCATTCTTTGCAGCTTTTGCCGTGAAGGTGCCCATGTGGCCAGTCCACACCTGGTTGCCCGATGTGCACGTGGAAGCGCCTACCGGTGGCTCTGCTGTGCTGGCTGCCATCATGCTGAAGCTGGGTGCCTACGGTTTCCTGCGCTTCTCTCTGCCTATCGCTCCTGATGCGTCGCGTGAATGGGCCTGGCTGATGGTGGGGCTGTCGCTGGTGGCGGTGGTCTACGTGGGCTTGGTGGCCATGGTGCAGAAGGACATGAAAAAGCTGGTGGCTTACTCCTCTGTGGCACACATGGGTTTCGTGACCTTGGGTTTCTTCATCTTCAACGACCTGGGTGTGTCCGGTGGCCTGGTGCAGATGATTGCGCACGGTTTCGTATCCGGCGCCATGTTCCTGTCCATTGGTGTTCTGTACGACCGCGTTCACTCTCGTGAAATCTCTGCTTATGGCGGCGTGGTCAACACAATGCCCAACTTCACTGCGTTTGCTCTGCTGTTTGCCATGGCCAACTGCGGTTTGCCAGGTACTGCGGGCTTCGTGGGTGAATGGATGGTGATCCTGGGCGCGGTGAAGGCCAACTTCTGGATTGGCTTGATGGCTGCCACAGCCTTGATCTTTGGCGCTGCCTACACGCTGTGGATGTTCAAGCGGGTTTACCTGGGCCCCGTGGGCAACGATCACGTCAAGGAACTGTCGGACATTTGCAGCCGCGAATTCCTGATCCTTGCCATTCTGGCCATTGCTGTACTGGCCATGGGCCTGTACCCCCGTCCCTTCACCGATGTGATGGACGCCTCGGTGGCCGAGCTGCTCAAGCATGTTGCCCTGCATAAGCTGAACTGA
- the nuoL gene encoding NADH-quinone oxidoreductase subunit L yields the protein MSQTLSASTLLAVPLAPLAGALLAGIFGTTFGGNWIGRRLSHTLTILGVFVAFVLSALTLKSVALDGARFNETLYTWMVVGGLKMEVGFMVDSLTAMMMVVVTFVSLMVHIYTIGYMEEDEGYNRFFAYISLFTFSMLMLVMSNNLLQLFFGWEAVGLVSYLLIGFWFNKPSAIFANMKAFLVNRVGDFGFILGIGLIAAYAGTLNYTEIFAKSSELGGFTFPGTDWMLITVICICLFIGAMGKSAQFPLHVWLPDSMEGPTPISALIHAATMVTAGIFMVSRMSPLFELSDTALNFILVIGSITALFMGFLGIIQNDIKRVVAYSTLSQLGYMTVALGASAYSVAVFHLMTHAFFKALLFLGAGSVIMGMHHNQDIRWMGGVRKYMPITWITSLLGSLALIGTPLFSGFYSKDSIIEAVHFSHLPAAHFAHFAVLAGVFVTAFYSFRMYFLVFHGKERFDQNPDAHHDDHHGHEEHHEPHESPWVVTVPLVLLAIPSVLVGFMFIQPMLFGDFFKDVIFVDAAKHPAMAKLAEIFHGPVAMAVHGLQTAPFWLALSGVALSYYMYMVNPALPAGIKARVQPLYRLLENKYYLDWINENILARGARALGTGLWKVGDQAIIDGGVVNGSWKLVGAVSGVVRWVQSGFVFHYALVMILGVFALMTWFVWGDFFMQLIK from the coding sequence ATGAGTCAAACCCTCTCTGCATCCACGCTCCTGGCCGTTCCGCTGGCTCCGCTGGCGGGCGCTTTGCTCGCTGGTATCTTTGGTACGACCTTCGGTGGTAACTGGATTGGTCGCCGACTGAGCCACACCCTGACCATCCTTGGCGTGTTCGTGGCATTTGTGCTGTCTGCGCTCACGCTCAAGAGTGTTGCTCTGGATGGCGCACGATTCAACGAAACCCTCTACACATGGATGGTGGTGGGTGGCCTCAAGATGGAGGTCGGGTTCATGGTGGACAGCCTGACCGCCATGATGATGGTGGTGGTGACTTTCGTGTCGCTGATGGTGCACATCTACACCATCGGCTACATGGAAGAGGATGAAGGCTACAACCGCTTCTTCGCCTATATCTCGCTGTTCACTTTCTCGATGCTCATGCTCGTCATGAGCAACAACCTGCTGCAGCTCTTCTTTGGCTGGGAAGCGGTGGGCTTGGTTTCATACCTGCTGATCGGTTTCTGGTTCAACAAGCCATCGGCCATCTTTGCCAACATGAAGGCATTCTTGGTTAACCGCGTGGGTGACTTTGGCTTCATTCTGGGCATCGGCTTGATTGCGGCCTATGCAGGTACGCTGAACTACACCGAAATCTTTGCAAAGTCCTCTGAGCTTGGTGGCTTTACATTCCCTGGTACTGACTGGATGTTGATCACTGTGATCTGCATCTGCCTGTTCATCGGTGCGATGGGTAAGTCTGCCCAGTTCCCGCTGCACGTGTGGTTACCAGATTCGATGGAAGGTCCAACCCCCATCTCCGCCCTGATCCATGCGGCTACCATGGTGACGGCTGGCATCTTCATGGTGTCCCGGATGTCGCCCTTGTTTGAGCTGTCAGACACGGCCCTCAACTTCATCCTGGTCATCGGCTCCATCACAGCGCTGTTCATGGGCTTCCTGGGCATTATCCAGAATGACATCAAGCGCGTGGTGGCTTACTCCACCTTGTCTCAGCTGGGTTACATGACTGTGGCGCTGGGGGCATCCGCATACTCTGTGGCGGTGTTCCATCTGATGACCCACGCTTTCTTCAAGGCGTTGCTGTTCCTTGGCGCAGGCTCGGTCATCATGGGCATGCATCACAACCAGGACATCCGCTGGATGGGGGGCGTACGCAAGTACATGCCCATCACCTGGATCACATCTTTGCTGGGTTCCCTTGCTCTGATCGGTACCCCCTTGTTCTCGGGTTTCTATTCCAAGGACAGCATCATTGAGGCGGTGCATTTCAGTCATTTGCCTGCGGCCCACTTCGCTCACTTTGCTGTGTTGGCCGGTGTGTTTGTGACGGCGTTCTACTCGTTCCGCATGTACTTCCTGGTCTTCCATGGCAAGGAACGTTTTGATCAGAACCCGGATGCGCACCATGATGACCACCACGGTCACGAAGAGCACCATGAGCCTCACGAATCCCCATGGGTGGTGACAGTGCCGCTGGTGCTGCTGGCGATCCCCTCGGTTCTGGTGGGTTTCATGTTCATCCAGCCCATGCTGTTCGGCGACTTCTTCAAGGACGTCATCTTTGTGGATGCTGCCAAGCACCCTGCGATGGCCAAGCTGGCTGAAATCTTCCACGGTCCTGTGGCCATGGCCGTCCACGGTCTGCAAACCGCACCTTTCTGGCTGGCCTTGTCAGGTGTGGCGCTGTCCTACTACATGTACATGGTGAACCCTGCCTTGCCTGCAGGGATCAAGGCGCGCGTGCAACCCCTGTACCGCCTGCTCGAAAACAAGTACTACCTGGACTGGATCAACGAGAACATTCTGGCCCGTGGTGCCCGTGCCTTGGGTACTGGCCTGTGGAAGGTGGGCGACCAGGCCATCATTGACGGTGGTGTGGTGAATGGCTCATGGAAGCTGGTGGGGGCCGTGTCTGGTGTCGTACGCTGGGTGCAGTCGGGCTTTGTCTTCCACTACGCCTTGGTGATGATTTTGGGTGTATTCGCGCTGATGACATGGTTCGTTTGGGGCGATTTCTTCATGCAGCTCATCAAATAA